The following nucleotide sequence is from Vitis vinifera cultivar Pinot Noir 40024 chromosome 14, ASM3070453v1.
AAAGGACTAGCACACCAATGAATCAAAAGGAGAAATTTAGCAAAGATGATGGAGCAAAAAAAGTGGATGAAAGCCAATATAGGAGCCTGATTGGTTGCTTGATGTATCTTACAGCCACTAGACCAGACATAATGTTTTCAGTAAGCTTGCTTTCAAGATTCATGCATTGTGCCAATGAAGTGCATTTTCAAGCTGCCAAAAGGATTGTAAGATATATCAAGGGCACAACAAATTATGGCATTAAATATTCTTATTGTCAGAATTTTGAACTTCATGGTTATTCTGATAGTGATTGGGCAGGTTCTATTGATGACATGATAAGTACAACAAGATTTTGTTTCAGTTTTGGATCTGGAATTTTTTCATGGTCCTCAAAGAAGCAAGATGTGATAGCTCAAAGTATAGCAGAGACAGAATATGTAGCAGCCAATGCTACTATAAATCAAGCATTTTGGATTAGAAAAATACTTGCAGATCTACACATGAAACAAAATGAGCCAACACAGATTCATGTAGATAACCAAGTTGCAATTGCAATTTCAAGATCAAGTTGTATCACTTAAGAGAAGAACAAAAGGATGGTGAAGTTAAACTGCTTTATTGCAAGACTGAGGATCAAATTGCAGATGTGTTAACCAAGGCTCTACCAAAAGCTAGATTTGAAACCTTAAGAAGCAAAATAGGCCTCTGCAACTACTAAGGCAAGGAGGAGTGTTGGAAACGTGCCTTAAGTTGCTACAGTTATGGGCAAACAAAAAGTTGCTGAATAATTAGTCAATAGACCAAGtctttaggaaatattttctgcatatatatatatatatatatatatatatatatatatatatatatatatatatatatatatatatttgacttGATATTAGGAATTGGTTAGACATGGCTTGAAATTAGCAAATTCTCTTGACTTTCTGTTATGTTTCAACTCTATATAAAGAGCAATGCAATGAATAAAACATACTTCCAGATaccaagttttttttctttactaaaaaagttttgttttttctttgctgTCATAAAATTTCTGCCCTGTTCTTATGTCATATATCAACAAACTCATTTTGAGTTCTAAGCCAGCTAGGAAATTTGGGACCTAATTGGCAAGATCTAAGGTTGATGTATGTGAGTTTGAAAGGAGGAGCCCAGTCAGAGGAGATGTTGAAAACCAAAGAAACATTTGGAGAACTTTTAGTAATCGACAATTGCTTTAGGTTTGAGAGGTTGGCAAAGTGAGCTTTTGTTATGACACCTTCCCATGAATTCTCATTAAGCTCCAGCATGACCAGCGATGAGAGTTGTCCAATGCTGTCTGGGATGATCCCACCCATTTGATTATGAGAGAGGTACAATACCTGTAAAGATGATAAGCTCCCAATTGATTCTGGAATTGAACCGCAAAATGAATTAGACAGTAATTGAAGATATCTTAAATTCTTAAGATGCCCCAATGAATCTTGTAGGTTTCCAGTCAGTTTATTGTATCCCAAATCCAGATTCTCTAAGGTGCTGTAAGAGCATGCAAATAAGCCATCGAGGAACTCAGTTATCTCACCAGAAAGTTTGTTAACAGAGGATCAATGTCCGCAAATTGCACAAATTTCCAAGTGTTCTTGGAAATTCTCCTTCAATGTTCGAATTCTTGGACAAATCAAGTAGTTGGAGAGAAGTGAAGTTCTGGAATGCATCTGGAAGTCCACCTTAGAGGTTGTTGGAGTTGAGATTGACAGAAGTTGTGGAATAAAGGCtgaaaatttcttattatttttcagaatGTGAAACACGTACAACTTATATAGGAAGAGAGGTGGATATTTACATAAAGAGTCCTACTCCAAGTTTAACTAAAAGGATAAACATTCCTATTCCTAGTTTAACTAAAAGGATAAACATTACAACTGATAAACGTTTACAACAGATAGATATTATCACTTAACATATGGGCATTATCACTTAGTGGCTAAGCATTATCTTTTCTGTTAGAGATCAAGGTACACAAGGCTACTGAGATTAAATAACCAGTGAGGAATGGTGGAGTCAAACCCTTGAGAGATCAAGAAGGGAAAGAGAAGTAAAATTGAGAAATGGAAGAGAAAGGGACAAGTTGGAAAGTTGACAGTTGGGCAAGTGCAACTCCAAAAGAGAAGGCAAAGTATCTAGAGCCAGTAGGCTGCAGCCTTGCTGAGATCAAAGAAGAAAGGCCTGACAGCCATTCTTGTTTGGTTTGATAGTGTGTGTTGAGATCAAGGTAGTGCAAGTTTGAGAGGTTTGCAATATATGGAGGGATCATACTACCAAAGGATGCTCCAGAGAGATTGAGATATCTCAACTTCCCAAGTGATCcaatgaattttggaatttccattccttcaaaattattCATGCTGAGGTCTAGATAATTCAGATATTTCAAATGGAGCAAAGAAGGATTGATCTCACCACCCAACTCGCTAACTGTTCCATCGCCCTCCAAACTGTTTGGGAATGGGTTGCCAAGTTTGAGCTTGATGATGCTTCCAGTCCTGTTATAGCAGCTAACTCCTCTCCATTTACTATAATCTTCTCTGACCCAAGATGACAGCCGACCTCAAGAATCCGTGAGGCCTTGTTTGAATTTGAGAAGTGCTTCCTTCTCAACTTCTAGGCAATCCATGTTCTGATTGGCATCGCATGAGCTGAGTTTAATTGTTCCTTGGGACAAATAGTAGGAGTGAAAGAAATTGAGTAATGACATTGCACATGATCATGTTATGATCAAAGTGTAAGAGGAAGAGAGTTTCTCTTCTATCCAACAGAAGGCTGAATTAGTCTACTTACAGAACAAATTAGGTGCTTGAGGGGAAGATTTAGTTGGTTGATGTGGTTAGGACATTTGACCCCACATGTTGATATTGAAATGCTTTGCCCTTTTTGAGACGCTAGAATGtgaacatttttttataggttATGATGTGAACATTAGAAACTCTATTAGGAAGTGTGACAATACCTTGTTCCAAAAGGAGGAAGAACTTTGTGATATCCTCACCAGCTACTATTCTACCGAACTTGAGAACTCTGTTCCCATTTGACATTATCCTGACTGCTATAGCCTAAATTTTTACTCAGTGATAGTGTTAGCTTCTCTATACGCATTATGACTTGTGATCTTGTCAACTGACAAACTACGACAGCCAGACTCCTGGCGGGGGTTGTTAGAGCCACAATAGTAAAACTTAATGGAGTAGGGAATCTGAGCTGTTGAAGCGTTCCTGTCCTTAATGAAAATGTCTTGCCTTCTTTGTTTTGTAGTGTGGCCTCTTTGACACGCTAATGTAACACTTGCTTTAATAGGTCCAGATGTGGACATCAAAACTTTACTAGAACGTGTGACAATGCCAAAGATTTGGGGTAATTGCATTTGTTCTTATATATAGAGCTTCACGGTATACTACTTCAGCAACTCGCATAGAAACATGGCTACTACCAATGCCTGTCTTCAACTTCTTTTTCTTGTCATTATGTCCTCGGGGTTTCTTTTCCATGAAACCCTTAAACCAGGCTGCTGCCATGGTGATCACCATAGGGCAGCCTCCATTGACACTGAGAGGGTAGCTCTTCTCAAGTTCAAACAAGGCCTTACAGATCCTTCTCATCGACTCTCATCTTGGGTAGGGGAAGACTGCTGCAAGTGGAGAGGCGTCGTCTGCAACAACAGGAGTGGACATGTCATCAAACTCAATCTGCGTAGTCTTGATGATGATGGAACAGATGGCAAGTTGGGCGGTGAGATAAGTCTTTCTttgcttgatttgaaatatCTGAATCACTTAGACCTGAGCATGAATAATTTTGAAGGGACTCGAATCCCAAAGTTCATTGGTTCACTGGAAAGGTTGAGATATCTCAATCTCTCCTGTGCCTCCTTCAGTGGACCAATTCCTCCACAACTTGGAAATCTTTCCAGGTTAATCTACCTTGACCTCAAGGAATACTTTGATTTCAACAGATACCCTGATGAGTCCAGCCAGAATAATCTTCAGTGGATATCTGGTCTTTCTTCTTTAAGACACCTTAATTTAGAAGGAGTCAATCTAAGTAGAGCTTCTGCTTATTGGCTTCATGCTGTTAGCAAGCTTCCTTCTCTTTCAGAGTTGCATCTATCTAGTTGTGGACTTTCTGTCCTCCCTCGTTCTCTCCCATCTTCCAATCTTACATCCCTTTCAATACTTGTTCTCTCCAACAATGGTTTCAACTCCACAATACCCCACTGGCTATTCCAGCTGAGGAATCTTGTGTACCTTGATCTCAGCTTTAACAATCTTCGAGGCTCAATTTTAGATGCATTTGCAAACAGGACTTGTCTTGAAAGTTTAAGAAAGATGGGTAGCCTCTGCAACTTGAAAACACTGATCCTTTCTGAGAACGATTTGAATGGGGAAATAACTGAAATGATAGATGTTTTATCTGGGTGCAACAAGTGTAGTTTAGAGAACCTGAATCTGGGATTGAATGAACTGGGTGGTTTTCTTCCTTATTCACTAGGAAACCTGTCCAACTTGCAGTCTGTTCTGCTTTGGGACAACTCGTTTGTAGGCTCAATTCCGAATTCAATAGGAAACTTGTTGAATTTGGAAGAGCTGTACCTCTCTAATAATCAAATGAGTGGGACCATTCCAGAAACACTTGGACAACTTAATAAGTTGGTTGCGTTAGATATCTCTGAGAATCCATGGGAAGGTATTCTAACAGAAGCCCATTTGTCAAATCTCATAAACTTAAAGGAGTTGTCCATCGCTAAATTTTCGTTACTTCCAGACCTAACATTGGTTATCAATATCAGTTCTGAGTGGATCCCCCCTTTTAAGCTCCAATACCTTAATCTGAGATCATGCCAAGTGGGTCCTAAATTTCCAGTTTGGCTCAGAAACCAAAATGAGCTTAACACTCTAATACTCAGGAATGCTCGAATTTCAGACACCATACCAGAGTGGTTTTGGAAGTTAGACTTGGAATTGGATCAACTGGACTTGGGCTATAATCAATTAAGTGGCAGAACTCCAAACTCATTAAAGTTCACTCTTCAATCCTCGGTTTGTTTGATCTGGAACCATTTCAATGGTTCTCTGCCCCTTTGGTCATCAAATGTGAGTAGCCTACTTTTGAGAAATAATTCATTTTCTGGACCAATCCCTCGGGATATCGGGGAAAGAATGCCCATGCTGACAGAGTTAGATCTCTCTCATAACTCTCTAAGTGGAACCCTTCCCGAGTCCATTGGGGAACTAACTGGTTTAGTGACTCTGGAAATGTCAAACAATAGTTTGACTGGAGAAATCCCTGCATTGTGGAATGGTGTTCCCAATTTGGTGGCGCGTGTAGACCTGTCAAACAACAACTTATCTGGTGAGCTGCCAACTTCTGTGGGTTCTCTGTCCTACCTTATCTTTTTAATGCTCAGCAACAATCATCTTTCTGGGGAACTTCCTTCTGCCTTGAAGAATTGCACAAACATCCGTACTCTTGATCTCGGAGGCAACAGATTTTCAGGAAATATTCCGGCATGGATTGGACAAACAATGCCAAGTCTTTGGATTCTACGACTACGATCAAATTTGTTTGATGGGAGCATTCCGTTACAACTTTGCACTCTTTCCTCTCTTCACATATTGGATCTTGCACAAAATAATCTGTCAGGATCTATTCCCTCTTGCGTTGGGAATTTGAGTGCTATGGCATCTGAAATTGAAACATACAGATATGAGGCCGAATTGACGGTGTTGACAAAAGGAAGGGAAGATTCATATAGAAACATTCTCTATCTTGTGAATAGCATCGACCTGTCTAACAATGGCCTATCTGGAGATGTGCCCGGAGGGCTAACAGATCTTTCAAGATTAGGCACCTTGAACTTGTCTATGAACCATTTGACAGGAAAAATACCAGACAACATTGGGGACTTACAATTGTTGGAAACTCTAGACCTCTCAAGAAATCAGCTTTCCGGTCCAATTCCACCAGGTATGGCTTCTTTGACTCTCATGAATCACTTGAACCTGTCGTATAACAACCTGTCAGGTAGAATTCCATCAGGCAACCAGCTGCAAACCCTGGATGATCCATCAATATACTGGGACAACCCTGCACTATGTGGGCGTCCAATAACCGCTAAGTGTCCTGGTGATGATGATGGAACCCCCAATCGTCCCAGTGGAGATGATGAAGATGACGATGAAGATGGAGCTGAGGCTGAAATGAAGTGGTTCTACATGAGCATGGGAACAGGATTTGTGGTGGGGTTTTGGGGAGTTTGTGGCACCTTAGTAGTGAAGGAGTCATGGAGGCATGCCTATTTTAGGCTTGTGAATGACATCAAAGAGTGGCTGCTTCTAGTTATTCAGCTGAATGTAGCCCGTCTCCAAAGGAAACTGAAGTTGGGAAGAAGCCAGCATCATACTTGAACAACCTTCTGAAATGAATGAATGCTTTGATGTAGCCTAGCAGTTCAGCTTTGTGTGCAACCTTCTGACATTAAGTTCCAGAAATAAATGAATGCTTCTATATAGTTTAGCACTTCAGCTTCATGTACAACGTTCTGAAATATGAAGTTTTCCTTCCAAGTTTTTTTAATCCGCtttgtctcttatttttctatcttttggTCACAAATTCACACAAACACTTACATATATACTCGGAGACttgccaaaaataaataaatgagttaaTAAACAACGAAGGCCATCTCCGATTCCCAGCATCTCTCAGCATTGCTTTGTGTCCTATCATCTTTTCAACACAACTCTTCACAGGGAAGCAGAttatatttcataattaaattaaggGTCTTAACAATTTCTaatcttcattaaattttttaaattcaatttaatttgacTTTAAGTATGATTACtactttcaaaaaatttaaattttataaaaaaaaatctatattaaaaattctaataatattttttaatttttttagaaaaaattatcttgaattcctttaatatatttattttaaaattttaaaactaattttattaaaatatgttttattatattttaattaaaaacattaaatcatttcttagatttatataaaatattttatttaagatttaatttctattattttattaaaaatttgtggTGATAATTATATGTTATTACAACCAAtttatctaaataaataaaattatattaataatttatcttatcaaattaatttaaatttaaaattatattttataaaatatttaaatgacattaattttttatttatgtttaagtaattttttaaatagatttatattttaaatattttaaaacaaaaacattcaaaattaaataaaattaaaaggataaatataaaagaaaaaaaatttaaagtgaagtgatagaaattttttgaagtagggttaatgtgataaatataaaaaacaattaaaaataaaaagataatataaatttaaaataaacaataaattaaaaaaaaaaatgcccacTGTCTGGGCATTATTTAAATGAAGTatccaaaattttaatcaatGATTTAAGCTCTGCCCTtagattaaatatttaattcagATGAGGTTGGTTTAAAAACACACAAGCCTGATCTTGGttattggataaaaaaattttttggcaaaaaatcatcatttttcaaggaaattttggaataaatttaaagtacacaaaaaatttaaaaaaaattgccgACTCTCCAggcatttaaattatttaattgaagTATCCAAAATTTTAATCCATGATTTAAGCTTCTCTCTTAGATCAGACATTTAATTCAGATGAGGCTTAAAAACACACAAGCCTGATCTGGTCATTGGATCAAGTTGGAGGAAAAGAAGCATGTAAATATGTCACaaaattttggggaaaaaatCGTTATTTTTCAAGTTGGAGGAAAAGAAGCCTGTAGATATGTCACAAATTTCTGGGGAAAAAATCgttatttttcaaagaaattttggaatacatttaaaataaatgataaattaaaaaaaataaaaattgctcaCTCTCTAGGCATTATTTAAACGAAGTATCCAAAATTTTAATCCATGATTTAAGTTTGGGCCTTAGATCAAACATTTAGATGAGGTTTAAAAACACACAAGCTTGGTCCTGGTCATTGGATCAAGAATCTTTCATTTCAACCCTTAATTGGAGGAAAAGAAGCATGTAGATATGTCACggatttttttttagcaaaaaattgtcatttttcaaagaaattttggAGATTTTTTGCTTCATCCGCTTCAGTGATTACTTCGATCCAAGTCAATAAATTGgcaattcaaaatttctcatttCCATGCCATTTTTTTGCTTCGACTGTcgttaatattcatattttgttgAAATGTCGGCAAAATTTCAAACCTTGGTTGGGGTTAAAGCTTGCATGACAAGTGGTATCTAAGCTTAGCTCAACATACAAGGGCTTTATGTTTGTATGGCAATTTCTTTTCTGGCCCCAATTCCTCTGGAGTTCGGTGAAAGAATGCCCATGCATTCTTGGTATTGCCATGGGCTTCTATACAAAAATTGACCAAGGGCTTTATGCTGTTCTTGGAGCAGCCTCCCTGATGGCTGGTTCAATGAGGATGACTGTTTCCCTCTGTGTCATATTCCTTGAACTCACAAACAACCTCCTCTTACTACCCATAACAATGATTGTGCTTCTAATAGCCAAAAGTGTTGGTGATTGCATCAACCCAAGCATTTATGAGATAATACTGCATCTCAAAGGCCTGCCTTTCTTGGATGCGAATCCTGAGCCATGGATGAGAAATTTAATTGTTGGGGAGCATGCATCATGCCAAGCCACAAGTAGTTACCCCATAGTGGAGTGGAAAAGCTAGCCCGCATTGTCGATGTCCTGAGAAACACCACGTGCAATGGTTTCCCAGTTGTAGATGAAGGGGGTGGAACCATCTGTCGGTCTGGCCATAGGGGCAACTGAACTGCATGGAATTTGGCCAAGAGCACACCTTGTTAAAGTGCTGAAGAAGAGGTTCCTGCGAGAGAGAAGGAGAACAGAGGAGTGGGAAGTGAGAGAGAAATTTACCCAGCTaaatcttttctttctttttggttgcATACAATGATAACAATGGTCATTCTTCATTGGAAACTATGCCATAGGTTCAGTGCCTTCAAATATGCAAGGTCATATAGTACTAGATGTTCTTAATAACTACAGAATGATGCCATTGTTCATTCAAGATGATACTCCCAGCTACAAGATGCATCATATGTcttctaaaaagaaaagaaagaaggaagaatGTATTACCTCTGGGTTccaggaaaaaaattaaaaccatggGCTTTATCCAAATGCCATTCCTTACAGGACAACAATGACTTACAATCCTGTTTAATAATTTCTGTATTAGAAGCTTGAGACAATAATTCATGTTTTCTAATTTGCCAAAAATCAAAGTAGAGTCAGATCTAATTGCAAGGTAATTCTAAGAAGACAACATAGAAACTTAAGATCCAGAAATACCTCTTTGAAGCTTTCTCATCCACAAATAATATAGATGAGAGTTTTAGGCAGTGACTGACCCTCTTCTGGAGATGTTTTGCTTTCAATCTGAACCGAGGCTTCCTTTGCACGTAAAATCCATGGTCCGTTTTCGTTCTTGACCTTTGAAAAAGACCtgaaaaaagaatgaattaCTTAAATCTTAAAGCTTTAGAGTTGCTGTTTCATGCATTTCAGTCACATGGAAATTACAGAAGCACCCATACCTTTCAGTTGATATAGCTCCGTAGTGCATCAACCAGAGATGGATCCAGCCCCTTTCTAGGAGGGTCAACAACAACTACACCTGATCCCACTAGCCAAGAAAGAGGTCCCTGTTCCAGTTCAATGAATGAAACTCTTATTGTAGGCTGAAATATTTACAAGAGTGAGaagtcaaaatttaattttcaataatattgcCAGCTTATCTGACTTTAGTCACTAGTAatgtaaaagaataaaaaagtagGAGATATCCGTATGTATGAGCTCCAGAGGAAAATTCAGAGGGCTatttgtgtttttgtttgtaTGTATGAGTGTAAATGTTTGAGGTTTTGAACACTAACAATTGAAGTGTCTGCATGATGCCATCTGATGGTACCATCTATAGACTTTGGTAAGCCGCCAACTGTCTTCTCAAAAGATAGCTTTGCCTCTTTGTCAATCTCAATGCATTTAACAGACCTGGAAAACAAGGATAATTAACTTGGAATTAATATATCTTCTAGTTGGACATAAGAATGAGACTTCCAGACAACTTGAGCCATCTGAGTTCTTGCCTGCATTTTCTGGTGGTAGCTAATGATAATCCAATGACACCAGCTCTGGCACACAAATCAGCAACTCTTCCCCATATGGGTCATACTTTTGTAACTTACGAAGCAATGAATCAAAAGCCTGAACAGAAGCAGCAGACCAGCAACATACAAGTAGGATTTCTCTCAAGGAACATAAGATAGAATCAGACATCTTATGTTAGTGAGCCGCAGCTGTGTCCTATGTGATGCAGGAACACAAAAAGGAACGCCGAACTTAGGTGCGCAAACAAGAGGCAAATAAAACCGGAGGCTCCAGGCCCAGCAATTCCATCAATTAATTGTATCAAAAAGGGAATTGTACATTCTCAAGGACTTGATGTCCCTCACATCatgaaatgaattataatttaatgATGATTGATAAATAAGATGGAATAAAGACGTTCCTATCAAAGGTGTACCAGTCTACAGCTATCAAAGGTGAAATCTGAAACGCCGCGGTTGTGGAAGAAGTCGTGACGCCGTCAAGAATGATCGGACGGTGGAGGTTGACCTCTTGAGCACCTGCAAAAACAAGCATTGGAAAGCAATTTGTACGAGTAAGTGGAGAAACAGAGAGAAGGGGGTGCGCACGATTGGAAGTGTTGGCATTGTAGGGCATGTTAGGGAAGGACGTGGAGATAGGTTTAGGGTTAGGGATTGGTGGAAAGGACCATAAACatccttgattttaaaatttctatcaCTATCACGTAATATTGAGTTTGGTGGAAAGGACCAAATGATTGAAGTTTCTCTCAGCCTTTTATGTTTCTGCGCGCCTTGGGTTATGTGGCCTTTTTATCAGCCATCATATCCTCATATTATATGTCTCTATGAATAGAATTCAGGTTCTGCTGCAAGGTGACGCTTCTGGAGATCGCGACTCATGTCCACCAAGCGTGTTCAAACATCAAATATAGCTGTGGAGGCAGGGTGGAGGTCAGGTCTGGATGTTTGGGGCCTATAAACCGAGTCTCTGCTTGgaattgaaataattattttcggAGTTATATATTCTTGGGAGATATATTCCTATTCCTTCTCTTCTGCCAAGTAAATGAGGCCTAGGACTCTGCCAGTATTGAAGCTTAAACTGTAAAATAGGTTTGGCTGATTATTCGTGCTGCTAACACAATATTTAAAAGCAATCAAGATCATAAGAAATAATTCCCAAACATAAATTTGTTTGTGTAAATGGCAGGTTTACAATTGATGAGAAATGATGTTTTCAACAAGTATCTTTTCATCTTAAAGCATGTTCCCCGATTTTCTTCAGCTGCAGTTTTTTTCAAACACCTACACCTTTCTTGTCAGACGGGCAACATTCAGTGCCACAGCCAGAAGGAGCCTATCTTTCATTTTCTCGACAAAACGAAAATAAGCATACCGCCATGATGTCTTGATTATCAAAGTGCCACAAACTCCCCAGAATCCTATGATGAATCCCAGTCCCATGCTAACAAAGAACCATGGCAATTCAGAGTCAtctccatcttcatcatcattgtcTTCTCCTTTCCCAGTTGGAATTGTTCCATTGTTATCATGGCACTCTGTCGTTAGAGGAAATCCACAAAGTGCGAGGTTGCCCTGGTAAATAGACGGATCAATCAAGGTTTGAAACTGGTTGCCTGTTGGGATTTTCCCTGACAAGTTATTGTGTGCCAGATTCAGGTGAACCAAAAAGGTTATGGAAGCCATGCTCATTGGAATTGGACCAGaaagtttgttttttgataggtCGAGAGTCTCCAACCACTGCAAGTTTCCAATCTTTTCTGGTATATTTCCCCCCAAATTATTGCTGGACAAATTCAAGGTTCCCAGTTTCAGAAGGCTTGTTAGTTCTATTGGAATCTCTCCTGATAAGCTATTATTGGACAGATCCAGACTATTCACAAGGTAGAGAGTGCTATAGTATTCCAGTGCTCTTCCTTTTGCAACAAGTTTCAAGCGTCCCTCATACCGTTCTAGATCATCATCAGAAAGTTCAGATTTGAAGCCACTCAAGTTCCCAAAACAGGGAGGAATGAATCCTGACACATGGTTGTGTGAGAGGTCCAGTATGTGAAGCGCGGAAAGGGCACAGATTTCTGAAGGAATATTACCGCTGAAGAAGTTGGACTGCAAGGCTAAGATCAACAGGGATGGCATGCTTTCTCCTATCCAGGATGGAATGTTTCCAGAAAATTTGTTATCACCAAGATCAAGGCTTTCCAAGACACTGCAGTTTTGCAGCTGGGAAGGAAGTTCACCAGAGAGATTGTTGTTGGATAGCACCAAGAATCTGAGTGCCGTGAG
It contains:
- the LOC100253230 gene encoding receptor-like protein EIX1, which produces MATTNACLQLLFLVIMSSGFLFHETLKPGCCHGDHHRAASIDTERVALLKFKQGLTDPSHRLSSWVGEDCCKWRGVVCNNRSGHVIKLNLRSLDDDGTDGKLGGEISLSLLDLKYLNHLDLSMNNFEGTRIPKFIGSLERLRYLNLSCASFSGPIPPQLGNLSRLIYLDLKEYFDFNRYPDESSQNNLQWISGLSSLRHLNLEGVNLSRASAYWLHAVSKLPSLSELHLSSCGLSVLPRSLPSSNLTSLSILVLSNNGFNSTIPHWLFQLRNLVYLDLSFNNLRGSILDAFANRTCLESLRKMGSLCNLKTLILSENDLNGEITEMIDVLSGCNKCSLENLNLGLNELGGFLPYSLGNLSNLQSVLLWDNSFVGSIPNSIGNLLNLEELYLSNNQMSGTIPETLGQLNKLVALDISENPWEGILTEAHLSNLINLKELSIAKFSLLPDLTLVINISSEWIPPFKLQYLNLRSCQVGPKFPVWLRNQNELNTLILRNARISDTIPEWFWKLDLELDQLDLGYNQLSGRTPNSLKFTLQSSVCLIWNHFNGSLPLWSSNVSSLLLRNNSFSGPIPRDIGERMPMLTELDLSHNSLSGTLPESIGELTGLVTLEMSNNSLTGEIPALWNGVPNLVARVDLSNNNLSGELPTSVGSLSYLIFLMLSNNHLSGELPSALKNCTNIRTLDLGGNRFSGNIPAWIGQTMPSLWILRLRSNLFDGSIPLQLCTLSSLHILDLAQNNLSGSIPSCVGNLSAMASEIETYRYEAELTVLTKGREDSYRNILYLVNSIDLSNNGLSGDVPGGLTDLSRLGTLNLSMNHLTGKIPDNIGDLQLLETLDLSRNQLSGPIPPGMASLTLMNHLNLSYNNLSGRIPSGNQLQTLDDPSIYWDNPALCGRPITAKCPGDDDGTPNRPSGDDEDDDEDGAEAEMKWFYMSMGTGFVVGFWGVCGTLVVKESWRHAYFRLVNDIKEWLLLVIQLNVARLQRKLKLGRSQHHT